A genomic segment from Diadema setosum chromosome 11, eeDiaSeto1, whole genome shotgun sequence encodes:
- the LOC140235106 gene encoding cathepsin O-like, translating to MVLKLNEMVMLKAWLTLVLAGVCGVGLALASPKLGSTEEWLFKDFIERFNKTYANSIEYFKRFEIFKASLTKHEQLNSLRTHRDHARYGITKFADLTTEEFVGQYLSSAPHPTLPSASWPPVVGASLHAEKSIPLKYDMRSIKPSVISPVRNQKSCGACWAFSVVETVESRVAMKTKRLTQLSPQELVDCGTAAGDSGCHGGVPCRTLDWLNRTKTEIVTDATYPYKAKKGDCKIISSASENAVVSGYTCGNYTTNEAVAMPTALYLHGPLSISADAESWQYYLNGIIQYHCTPNYLNHAVQIVGYDRTAEIPYYMVRNSWGADWGIDGYLHIMIGGNVCGVASAVQTVTV from the exons ATGGTCCTGAAATTGAACGAAATGGTGATGTTGAAAGCTTGGCTGACGCTTGTGCTTGCAGGTGTTTGTGGAGTCGGTCTTGCCCTCGCTTCACCAAAGTTAGGTTCAACTGAGGAATGGCTGTTTAAAGATTTCATTGAAAGATTCAACAAGACCTATGCGAATTCCATCGAGTACTTCAAGCGGTTTGAAATATTTAAG GCTAGCCTGACCAAACATGAACAGCTCAACTCCCTGAGAACCCACCGAGACCACGCCAGGTACGGCATCACAAAGTTCGCGGACCTCACAACGGAGGAGTTTGTGGGACAGTACCTGAGCAGTGCCCCGCATCCCACTCTCCCTTCTGCTAGCTGGCCACCTGTGGTAGGAGCTAGCCTCCATGCAGAGAAGTCCATTCCTCTCAAATATGACat GAGATCCATAAAACCCTCTGTCATTTCACCTGTCAGAAACCAGAAAAGT TGTGGAGCATGTTG GGCCTTCAGTGTTGTGGAGACAGTTGAGAGTAGAGTGGCCATGAAAACCAAACGCTTGACGCAACTCAGCCCCCAGGAGTTGGTAGACTGTGGCACGGCAGCCGGCGACAGTGGTTGCCATGGTGGCGTTCCGTGCAGGACATTAGACTGGCTTAACCGAACCAAGACGGAGATTGTGACAGATGCTACGTATCCGTACAAGGCCAAGAAAGGAGACTGCAAGATCATAAGCAG TGCCTCAGAGAATGCAGTTGTGTCCGGTTACACCTGTGGAAA CTACACAACCAACGAGGCTGTTGCCATGCCAACTGCTCTGTATCTTCACGGCCCCCTGAGTATATCCGCGGATGCCGAGAGCTGGCAGTACTATCTGAATGGGATCATTCAGTACCACTGCACGCCCAATTATCTCAACCATGCGGTGCAGATTGTTGGCTATGACAGAACAG CGGAGATTCCATACTACATGGTACGCAATTCGTGGGGCGCCGACTGGGGCATCGACGGCTACCTTCACATCATGATAGGCGGCAACGTGTGTGGCGTAGCATCTGCCGTTCAGACTGTCACCGTTTAA